A single window of Betta splendens chromosome 11, fBetSpl5.4, whole genome shotgun sequence DNA harbors:
- the LOC114866096 gene encoding protein MTSS 1-like isoform X6 gives METVMERECSALGGLFQTVIGDMKGSYPMWDDFISKASKLQSQLRTTVVAVAAFLDAFQKVADLATNSRGGTRDIGSALTRMCMRHRSIEAKLRQFSMVFLDCLINPLQEQMEEWKRVANALDKDHAKEYKKARQEIKKRSSDTLKLQKKAKKGRGDLQPQLDSAMQDVSDRYLLLEEAEKQAVRKALVEERSRFCCFVSMLRPVVEEEMSMLGEITHLQTLTDDLKALTMDPHKLPASSEQVIVDLKSSECTWSYQTPPSSPSTTVSRKSSMCSSLNSVNSSDSRSSGSHCHSPTSHFRFRASSSSVLPQQTPARLSSVSSHDSGFISQDAFQSKSPSPMPPDTSQDWAKPGPYDQPMINTLRRSRERREPTDPSSHQGADLTPPGEEAPRVRGSHSLAASKEDREAHEELARALARGLQLDISGSSRDSLQGSSGYSSQTNTPCCSEDTIPSQASDCDCYSVGTEQDGEQPASDFDKSCTIPRNSDVSQSYRRMFQSKRPASTAGLPSGAAAAAPPGVATIRRTPSSKPNLRRPSGGLSLGPIPIKPPMIPVKTPTVPEHPGFPSKAMSEDGGAPRTPLSPTTHSSPAQHACPGAEPPTPPPQPGGRTVERERRPLPELLEESEHSEVEDYLVAIRRGVRLRKTTTADRSAPHIH, from the exons ATGGAGACGGTGATGGAGAGGGAGTGCAGCGCGCTGGGGGGGCTTTTCCAGACTGTCATCGGAGACATGAAG GGCAGTTACCCCATGTGGGATGACTTCATCAGCAAGGCCAGCAAGCTGCAGTCCCAGCTCAG GACGACGGTTGTGGCTGTAGCAGCTTTCCTGGACGCCTTCCAGAAAGTGGCCGACCTGGCGACAAACAGCCgag GAGGAACGAGGGACATCGGCTCGGCTCTGACCAGGATGTGCATGAGGCATCGCAGCATCGAGGCCAAACTGCGCCAGTTCTCCAT GGTGTTCCTGGACTGTCTGATCAACCCTCtgcaggagcagatggaggagtggaAGCGAGTGGCCAACGCTCTGGACAAAGACCACGCCAAAG AGTACAAGAAGGCGCGTCAGGAGATCAAGAAGCGGTCGTCAGACACTctgaagctgcagaagaaggCAAAGAAAG GGCGCGGCGACCTGCAGCCGCAGCTGGACAGCGCCATGCAGGACGTGAGCGACCGgtacctgctgctggaggaggcggagaagcagGCGGTGAGGAaggcgctggtggaggagcggAGCCGCTTCTGCTGCTTCGTGTCCATGCTGAGGCCCGTGGTG gaggaggagatgtcCATGCTGGGGGAGATCACTCACCTGCAGACTCTGACCGATGACCTGAAGGCGCTCACCATGGACCCACACAAGCTGCCCGCCTCCAGCGAGCAG GTGATTGTAGACCTGAAGAGCTCCGAGTGCACCTGGTCGTACCAGACGCCCCCCTCGTCCCCCAGCACCACTGTGTCCAGGAAGTCCAGCATGTGCAG CAGCTTGAACAGCGTGAACAGCAGCGACTCTCGCTCCAGCGGCTCCCACTGCCACTCCCCTACCTCCCATTTCCGCTtccgcgcctcctcctcctccgtgctgccccagcagactcCTGCCCGCCTGTCCTCGGTCTCCTCCCATGACTCTGGCTTCATCTCCCAGGACGCCTTCCAGTCCAAATCTCCATCACCGATGCCCCCAGACACCTCACAG GACTGGGCCAAACCGGGTCCGTATGACCAGCCAATGATCAACaccctgaggaggagcagggagaggagagagccTACAgatcccagcagccaccagggCGCCGACCTGACGCCCCCGGGGGAGGAAGCGCCGAGGGTCAGAGGAAGCCACTCTCTGGCGGCGTCCAAG gaggacagggaggcCCACGAGGAGCTGGCCAGAGCGCTGGCCCGAGGCCTGCAGCTGGACATCAGCGGCTCCAGCAGGGACTCGCTGCAGGGCTCCAGCGGCTACAGCAGCCAGACCAACACGCCCTGCTGCTCCGAGGACACCATCCCCTCACAAG CATCCGACTGCGACTGCTACTCTGTGGGAACGGAGCAGGACGGTGAGCAGCCGGCGTCCGACTTTGATAAATCCTGCACCATCCCCAGGAACAGCGACGTCAGCCAGTCCTACCGCCGCATGTTCCAGTCCAAGCGCCCTGCGTCCACAGCGGGGCTGccctccggcgccgccgccgccgcccccccggGCGTCGCCACCATCCGCCGCACGCCGTCCTCCAAGCCCAACCTGCGGCGACCCTCGGGGGGCCTGAGCTTGGGGCCCATCCCCATCAAGCCTCCCATGATCCCAGTGAAGACGCCCACGGTCCCCGAACACCCCGGTTTTCCCAGCAAAGCCATGTCCGAGGACGGCGGCGCTCCACGGACGCCGCTCAGTCCCACGACGCACTCGTCTCCAGCGCAGCACGCGTGCCCGGGGGCCGAgcctcccaccccccccccgcagccCGGAGGCCGCACGGTGGAGCGGGAGCGCCGGCCTCTGCCGGAGCtcctggaggagagcgagcaCTCGGAGGTGGAAGACTACCTGGTGGCCATCAGACGAGGCGTGAGGCTCAGGAAGACGACCACCGCCGACCGTTCGGCTCCACACATTCACTAA
- the LOC114866096 gene encoding protein MTSS 1-like isoform X1 → METVMERECSALGGLFQTVIGDMKGSYPMWDDFISKASKLQSQLRTTVVAVAAFLDAFQKVADLATNSRGGTRDIGSALTRMCMRHRSIEAKLRQFSMVFLDCLINPLQEQMEEWKRVANALDKDHAKEYKKARQEIKKRSSDTLKLQKKAKKADVFGRGDLQPQLDSAMQDVSDRYLLLEEAEKQAVRKALVEERSRFCCFVSMLRPVVEEEMSMLGEITHLQTLTDDLKALTMDPHKLPASSEQVIVDLKSSECTWSYQTPPSSPSTTVSRKSSMCSSLNSVNSSDSRSSGSHCHSPTSHFRFRASSSSVLPQQTPARLSSVSSHDSGFISQDAFQSKSPSPMPPDTSQLSVASSSPQCVNEEPCCSSSSSQPSNGSAHHASLCLHGADTHLHPPFFTYSTASPISSPSYSPDFPTWPWSGPGSGQSGELSPLSPSVLPSSRVPSWKDWAKPGPYDQPMINTLRRSRERREPTDPSSHQGADLTPPGEEAPRVRGSHSLAASKEDREAHEELARALARGLQLDISGSSRDSLQGSSGYSSQTNTPCCSEDTIPSQASDCDCYSVGTEQDGEQPASDFDKSCTIPRNSDVSQSYRRMFQSKRPASTAGLPSGAAAAAPPGVATIRRTPSSKPNLRRPSGGLSLGPIPIKPPMIPVKTPTVPEHPGFPSKAMSEDGGAPRTPLSPTTHSSPAQHACPGAEPPTPPPQPGGRTVERERRPLPELLEESEHSEVEDYLVAIRRGVRLRKTTTADRSAPHIH, encoded by the exons ATGGAGACGGTGATGGAGAGGGAGTGCAGCGCGCTGGGGGGGCTTTTCCAGACTGTCATCGGAGACATGAAG GGCAGTTACCCCATGTGGGATGACTTCATCAGCAAGGCCAGCAAGCTGCAGTCCCAGCTCAG GACGACGGTTGTGGCTGTAGCAGCTTTCCTGGACGCCTTCCAGAAAGTGGCCGACCTGGCGACAAACAGCCgag GAGGAACGAGGGACATCGGCTCGGCTCTGACCAGGATGTGCATGAGGCATCGCAGCATCGAGGCCAAACTGCGCCAGTTCTCCAT GGTGTTCCTGGACTGTCTGATCAACCCTCtgcaggagcagatggaggagtggaAGCGAGTGGCCAACGCTCTGGACAAAGACCACGCCAAAG AGTACAAGAAGGCGCGTCAGGAGATCAAGAAGCGGTCGTCAGACACTctgaagctgcagaagaaggCAAAGAAAG CCGACGTCTTTG GGCGCGGCGACCTGCAGCCGCAGCTGGACAGCGCCATGCAGGACGTGAGCGACCGgtacctgctgctggaggaggcggagaagcagGCGGTGAGGAaggcgctggtggaggagcggAGCCGCTTCTGCTGCTTCGTGTCCATGCTGAGGCCCGTGGTG gaggaggagatgtcCATGCTGGGGGAGATCACTCACCTGCAGACTCTGACCGATGACCTGAAGGCGCTCACCATGGACCCACACAAGCTGCCCGCCTCCAGCGAGCAG GTGATTGTAGACCTGAAGAGCTCCGAGTGCACCTGGTCGTACCAGACGCCCCCCTCGTCCCCCAGCACCACTGTGTCCAGGAAGTCCAGCATGTGCAG CAGCTTGAACAGCGTGAACAGCAGCGACTCTCGCTCCAGCGGCTCCCACTGCCACTCCCCTACCTCCCATTTCCGCTtccgcgcctcctcctcctccgtgctgccccagcagactcCTGCCCGCCTGTCCTCGGTCTCCTCCCATGACTCTGGCTTCATCTCCCAGGACGCCTTCCAGTCCAAATCTCCATCACCGATGCCCCCAGACACCTCACAG ctgagtgtcGCGTCTTCATCTCCTCAGTGTGTCAACGAGGAGccttgctgctcctcctcttcctcacag CCTTCAAATGGTTCTGCCCATCATGCTTCCCTCTGTCTGCACGGAGCAGAcacccacctccaccctccatTCTTCACCTACTCCACCGCCTCCCCCATCTCCTCACCCTCCTACTCGCCCGACTTTCCCACGTGGCCCTGGTCTGGTCCAGGCTCCGGCCAATCAGGAGAGCTGTCACCCCTGAGCCCCTCAGTGCTCCCGTCCTCCAGAGTCCCGTCCTGGAAG GACTGGGCCAAACCGGGTCCGTATGACCAGCCAATGATCAACaccctgaggaggagcagggagaggagagagccTACAgatcccagcagccaccagggCGCCGACCTGACGCCCCCGGGGGAGGAAGCGCCGAGGGTCAGAGGAAGCCACTCTCTGGCGGCGTCCAAG gaggacagggaggcCCACGAGGAGCTGGCCAGAGCGCTGGCCCGAGGCCTGCAGCTGGACATCAGCGGCTCCAGCAGGGACTCGCTGCAGGGCTCCAGCGGCTACAGCAGCCAGACCAACACGCCCTGCTGCTCCGAGGACACCATCCCCTCACAAG CATCCGACTGCGACTGCTACTCTGTGGGAACGGAGCAGGACGGTGAGCAGCCGGCGTCCGACTTTGATAAATCCTGCACCATCCCCAGGAACAGCGACGTCAGCCAGTCCTACCGCCGCATGTTCCAGTCCAAGCGCCCTGCGTCCACAGCGGGGCTGccctccggcgccgccgccgccgcccccccggGCGTCGCCACCATCCGCCGCACGCCGTCCTCCAAGCCCAACCTGCGGCGACCCTCGGGGGGCCTGAGCTTGGGGCCCATCCCCATCAAGCCTCCCATGATCCCAGTGAAGACGCCCACGGTCCCCGAACACCCCGGTTTTCCCAGCAAAGCCATGTCCGAGGACGGCGGCGCTCCACGGACGCCGCTCAGTCCCACGACGCACTCGTCTCCAGCGCAGCACGCGTGCCCGGGGGCCGAgcctcccaccccccccccgcagccCGGAGGCCGCACGGTGGAGCGGGAGCGCCGGCCTCTGCCGGAGCtcctggaggagagcgagcaCTCGGAGGTGGAAGACTACCTGGTGGCCATCAGACGAGGCGTGAGGCTCAGGAAGACGACCACCGCCGACCGTTCGGCTCCACACATTCACTAA
- the LOC114866096 gene encoding protein MTSS 1-like isoform X4, with the protein METVMERECSALGGLFQTVIGDMKGSYPMWDDFISKASKLQSQLRTTVVAVAAFLDAFQKVADLATNSRGGTRDIGSALTRMCMRHRSIEAKLRQFSMVFLDCLINPLQEQMEEWKRVANALDKDHAKEYKKARQEIKKRSSDTLKLQKKAKKADVFGRGDLQPQLDSAMQDVSDRYLLLEEAEKQAVRKALVEERSRFCCFVSMLRPVVEEEMSMLGEITHLQTLTDDLKALTMDPHKLPASSEQVIVDLKSSECTWSYQTPPSSPSTTVSRKSSMCSSLNSVNSSDSRSSGSHCHSPTSHFRFRASSSSVLPQQTPARLSSVSSHDSGFISQDAFQSKSPSPMPPDTSQLSVASSSPQCVNEEPCCSSSSSQDWAKPGPYDQPMINTLRRSRERREPTDPSSHQGADLTPPGEEAPRVRGSHSLAASKEDREAHEELARALARGLQLDISGSSRDSLQGSSGYSSQTNTPCCSEDTIPSQASDCDCYSVGTEQDGEQPASDFDKSCTIPRNSDVSQSYRRMFQSKRPASTAGLPSGAAAAAPPGVATIRRTPSSKPNLRRPSGGLSLGPIPIKPPMIPVKTPTVPEHPGFPSKAMSEDGGAPRTPLSPTTHSSPAQHACPGAEPPTPPPQPGGRTVERERRPLPELLEESEHSEVEDYLVAIRRGVRLRKTTTADRSAPHIH; encoded by the exons ATGGAGACGGTGATGGAGAGGGAGTGCAGCGCGCTGGGGGGGCTTTTCCAGACTGTCATCGGAGACATGAAG GGCAGTTACCCCATGTGGGATGACTTCATCAGCAAGGCCAGCAAGCTGCAGTCCCAGCTCAG GACGACGGTTGTGGCTGTAGCAGCTTTCCTGGACGCCTTCCAGAAAGTGGCCGACCTGGCGACAAACAGCCgag GAGGAACGAGGGACATCGGCTCGGCTCTGACCAGGATGTGCATGAGGCATCGCAGCATCGAGGCCAAACTGCGCCAGTTCTCCAT GGTGTTCCTGGACTGTCTGATCAACCCTCtgcaggagcagatggaggagtggaAGCGAGTGGCCAACGCTCTGGACAAAGACCACGCCAAAG AGTACAAGAAGGCGCGTCAGGAGATCAAGAAGCGGTCGTCAGACACTctgaagctgcagaagaaggCAAAGAAAG CCGACGTCTTTG GGCGCGGCGACCTGCAGCCGCAGCTGGACAGCGCCATGCAGGACGTGAGCGACCGgtacctgctgctggaggaggcggagaagcagGCGGTGAGGAaggcgctggtggaggagcggAGCCGCTTCTGCTGCTTCGTGTCCATGCTGAGGCCCGTGGTG gaggaggagatgtcCATGCTGGGGGAGATCACTCACCTGCAGACTCTGACCGATGACCTGAAGGCGCTCACCATGGACCCACACAAGCTGCCCGCCTCCAGCGAGCAG GTGATTGTAGACCTGAAGAGCTCCGAGTGCACCTGGTCGTACCAGACGCCCCCCTCGTCCCCCAGCACCACTGTGTCCAGGAAGTCCAGCATGTGCAG CAGCTTGAACAGCGTGAACAGCAGCGACTCTCGCTCCAGCGGCTCCCACTGCCACTCCCCTACCTCCCATTTCCGCTtccgcgcctcctcctcctccgtgctgccccagcagactcCTGCCCGCCTGTCCTCGGTCTCCTCCCATGACTCTGGCTTCATCTCCCAGGACGCCTTCCAGTCCAAATCTCCATCACCGATGCCCCCAGACACCTCACAG ctgagtgtcGCGTCTTCATCTCCTCAGTGTGTCAACGAGGAGccttgctgctcctcctcttcctcacag GACTGGGCCAAACCGGGTCCGTATGACCAGCCAATGATCAACaccctgaggaggagcagggagaggagagagccTACAgatcccagcagccaccagggCGCCGACCTGACGCCCCCGGGGGAGGAAGCGCCGAGGGTCAGAGGAAGCCACTCTCTGGCGGCGTCCAAG gaggacagggaggcCCACGAGGAGCTGGCCAGAGCGCTGGCCCGAGGCCTGCAGCTGGACATCAGCGGCTCCAGCAGGGACTCGCTGCAGGGCTCCAGCGGCTACAGCAGCCAGACCAACACGCCCTGCTGCTCCGAGGACACCATCCCCTCACAAG CATCCGACTGCGACTGCTACTCTGTGGGAACGGAGCAGGACGGTGAGCAGCCGGCGTCCGACTTTGATAAATCCTGCACCATCCCCAGGAACAGCGACGTCAGCCAGTCCTACCGCCGCATGTTCCAGTCCAAGCGCCCTGCGTCCACAGCGGGGCTGccctccggcgccgccgccgccgcccccccggGCGTCGCCACCATCCGCCGCACGCCGTCCTCCAAGCCCAACCTGCGGCGACCCTCGGGGGGCCTGAGCTTGGGGCCCATCCCCATCAAGCCTCCCATGATCCCAGTGAAGACGCCCACGGTCCCCGAACACCCCGGTTTTCCCAGCAAAGCCATGTCCGAGGACGGCGGCGCTCCACGGACGCCGCTCAGTCCCACGACGCACTCGTCTCCAGCGCAGCACGCGTGCCCGGGGGCCGAgcctcccaccccccccccgcagccCGGAGGCCGCACGGTGGAGCGGGAGCGCCGGCCTCTGCCGGAGCtcctggaggagagcgagcaCTCGGAGGTGGAAGACTACCTGGTGGCCATCAGACGAGGCGTGAGGCTCAGGAAGACGACCACCGCCGACCGTTCGGCTCCACACATTCACTAA
- the LOC114866096 gene encoding protein MTSS 1-like isoform X3, translated as METVMERECSALGGLFQTVIGDMKGSYPMWDDFISKASKLQSQLRTTVVAVAAFLDAFQKVADLATNSRGGTRDIGSALTRMCMRHRSIEAKLRQFSMVFLDCLINPLQEQMEEWKRVANALDKDHAKEYKKARQEIKKRSSDTLKLQKKAKKADVFGRGDLQPQLDSAMQDVSDRYLLLEEAEKQAVRKALVEERSRFCCFVSMLRPVVEEEMSMLGEITHLQTLTDDLKALTMDPHKLPASSEQVIVDLKSSECTWSYQTPPSSPSTTVSRKSSMCSSLNSVNSSDSRSSGSHCHSPTSHFRFRASSSSVLPQQTPARLSSVSSHDSGFISQDAFQSKSPSPMPPDTSQPSNGSAHHASLCLHGADTHLHPPFFTYSTASPISSPSYSPDFPTWPWSGPGSGQSGELSPLSPSVLPSSRVPSWKDWAKPGPYDQPMINTLRRSRERREPTDPSSHQGADLTPPGEEAPRVRGSHSLAASKEDREAHEELARALARGLQLDISGSSRDSLQGSSGYSSQTNTPCCSEDTIPSQASDCDCYSVGTEQDGEQPASDFDKSCTIPRNSDVSQSYRRMFQSKRPASTAGLPSGAAAAAPPGVATIRRTPSSKPNLRRPSGGLSLGPIPIKPPMIPVKTPTVPEHPGFPSKAMSEDGGAPRTPLSPTTHSSPAQHACPGAEPPTPPPQPGGRTVERERRPLPELLEESEHSEVEDYLVAIRRGVRLRKTTTADRSAPHIH; from the exons ATGGAGACGGTGATGGAGAGGGAGTGCAGCGCGCTGGGGGGGCTTTTCCAGACTGTCATCGGAGACATGAAG GGCAGTTACCCCATGTGGGATGACTTCATCAGCAAGGCCAGCAAGCTGCAGTCCCAGCTCAG GACGACGGTTGTGGCTGTAGCAGCTTTCCTGGACGCCTTCCAGAAAGTGGCCGACCTGGCGACAAACAGCCgag GAGGAACGAGGGACATCGGCTCGGCTCTGACCAGGATGTGCATGAGGCATCGCAGCATCGAGGCCAAACTGCGCCAGTTCTCCAT GGTGTTCCTGGACTGTCTGATCAACCCTCtgcaggagcagatggaggagtggaAGCGAGTGGCCAACGCTCTGGACAAAGACCACGCCAAAG AGTACAAGAAGGCGCGTCAGGAGATCAAGAAGCGGTCGTCAGACACTctgaagctgcagaagaaggCAAAGAAAG CCGACGTCTTTG GGCGCGGCGACCTGCAGCCGCAGCTGGACAGCGCCATGCAGGACGTGAGCGACCGgtacctgctgctggaggaggcggagaagcagGCGGTGAGGAaggcgctggtggaggagcggAGCCGCTTCTGCTGCTTCGTGTCCATGCTGAGGCCCGTGGTG gaggaggagatgtcCATGCTGGGGGAGATCACTCACCTGCAGACTCTGACCGATGACCTGAAGGCGCTCACCATGGACCCACACAAGCTGCCCGCCTCCAGCGAGCAG GTGATTGTAGACCTGAAGAGCTCCGAGTGCACCTGGTCGTACCAGACGCCCCCCTCGTCCCCCAGCACCACTGTGTCCAGGAAGTCCAGCATGTGCAG CAGCTTGAACAGCGTGAACAGCAGCGACTCTCGCTCCAGCGGCTCCCACTGCCACTCCCCTACCTCCCATTTCCGCTtccgcgcctcctcctcctccgtgctgccccagcagactcCTGCCCGCCTGTCCTCGGTCTCCTCCCATGACTCTGGCTTCATCTCCCAGGACGCCTTCCAGTCCAAATCTCCATCACCGATGCCCCCAGACACCTCACAG CCTTCAAATGGTTCTGCCCATCATGCTTCCCTCTGTCTGCACGGAGCAGAcacccacctccaccctccatTCTTCACCTACTCCACCGCCTCCCCCATCTCCTCACCCTCCTACTCGCCCGACTTTCCCACGTGGCCCTGGTCTGGTCCAGGCTCCGGCCAATCAGGAGAGCTGTCACCCCTGAGCCCCTCAGTGCTCCCGTCCTCCAGAGTCCCGTCCTGGAAG GACTGGGCCAAACCGGGTCCGTATGACCAGCCAATGATCAACaccctgaggaggagcagggagaggagagagccTACAgatcccagcagccaccagggCGCCGACCTGACGCCCCCGGGGGAGGAAGCGCCGAGGGTCAGAGGAAGCCACTCTCTGGCGGCGTCCAAG gaggacagggaggcCCACGAGGAGCTGGCCAGAGCGCTGGCCCGAGGCCTGCAGCTGGACATCAGCGGCTCCAGCAGGGACTCGCTGCAGGGCTCCAGCGGCTACAGCAGCCAGACCAACACGCCCTGCTGCTCCGAGGACACCATCCCCTCACAAG CATCCGACTGCGACTGCTACTCTGTGGGAACGGAGCAGGACGGTGAGCAGCCGGCGTCCGACTTTGATAAATCCTGCACCATCCCCAGGAACAGCGACGTCAGCCAGTCCTACCGCCGCATGTTCCAGTCCAAGCGCCCTGCGTCCACAGCGGGGCTGccctccggcgccgccgccgccgcccccccggGCGTCGCCACCATCCGCCGCACGCCGTCCTCCAAGCCCAACCTGCGGCGACCCTCGGGGGGCCTGAGCTTGGGGCCCATCCCCATCAAGCCTCCCATGATCCCAGTGAAGACGCCCACGGTCCCCGAACACCCCGGTTTTCCCAGCAAAGCCATGTCCGAGGACGGCGGCGCTCCACGGACGCCGCTCAGTCCCACGACGCACTCGTCTCCAGCGCAGCACGCGTGCCCGGGGGCCGAgcctcccaccccccccccgcagccCGGAGGCCGCACGGTGGAGCGGGAGCGCCGGCCTCTGCCGGAGCtcctggaggagagcgagcaCTCGGAGGTGGAAGACTACCTGGTGGCCATCAGACGAGGCGTGAGGCTCAGGAAGACGACCACCGCCGACCGTTCGGCTCCACACATTCACTAA
- the LOC114866096 gene encoding protein MTSS 1-like isoform X5, with protein sequence METVMERECSALGGLFQTVIGDMKGSYPMWDDFISKASKLQSQLRTTVVAVAAFLDAFQKVADLATNSRGGTRDIGSALTRMCMRHRSIEAKLRQFSMVFLDCLINPLQEQMEEWKRVANALDKDHAKEYKKARQEIKKRSSDTLKLQKKAKKADVFGRGDLQPQLDSAMQDVSDRYLLLEEAEKQAVRKALVEERSRFCCFVSMLRPVVEEEMSMLGEITHLQTLTDDLKALTMDPHKLPASSEQVIVDLKSSECTWSYQTPPSSPSTTVSRKSSMCSSLNSVNSSDSRSSGSHCHSPTSHFRFRASSSSVLPQQTPARLSSVSSHDSGFISQDAFQSKSPSPMPPDTSQDWAKPGPYDQPMINTLRRSRERREPTDPSSHQGADLTPPGEEAPRVRGSHSLAASKEDREAHEELARALARGLQLDISGSSRDSLQGSSGYSSQTNTPCCSEDTIPSQASDCDCYSVGTEQDGEQPASDFDKSCTIPRNSDVSQSYRRMFQSKRPASTAGLPSGAAAAAPPGVATIRRTPSSKPNLRRPSGGLSLGPIPIKPPMIPVKTPTVPEHPGFPSKAMSEDGGAPRTPLSPTTHSSPAQHACPGAEPPTPPPQPGGRTVERERRPLPELLEESEHSEVEDYLVAIRRGVRLRKTTTADRSAPHIH encoded by the exons ATGGAGACGGTGATGGAGAGGGAGTGCAGCGCGCTGGGGGGGCTTTTCCAGACTGTCATCGGAGACATGAAG GGCAGTTACCCCATGTGGGATGACTTCATCAGCAAGGCCAGCAAGCTGCAGTCCCAGCTCAG GACGACGGTTGTGGCTGTAGCAGCTTTCCTGGACGCCTTCCAGAAAGTGGCCGACCTGGCGACAAACAGCCgag GAGGAACGAGGGACATCGGCTCGGCTCTGACCAGGATGTGCATGAGGCATCGCAGCATCGAGGCCAAACTGCGCCAGTTCTCCAT GGTGTTCCTGGACTGTCTGATCAACCCTCtgcaggagcagatggaggagtggaAGCGAGTGGCCAACGCTCTGGACAAAGACCACGCCAAAG AGTACAAGAAGGCGCGTCAGGAGATCAAGAAGCGGTCGTCAGACACTctgaagctgcagaagaaggCAAAGAAAG CCGACGTCTTTG GGCGCGGCGACCTGCAGCCGCAGCTGGACAGCGCCATGCAGGACGTGAGCGACCGgtacctgctgctggaggaggcggagaagcagGCGGTGAGGAaggcgctggtggaggagcggAGCCGCTTCTGCTGCTTCGTGTCCATGCTGAGGCCCGTGGTG gaggaggagatgtcCATGCTGGGGGAGATCACTCACCTGCAGACTCTGACCGATGACCTGAAGGCGCTCACCATGGACCCACACAAGCTGCCCGCCTCCAGCGAGCAG GTGATTGTAGACCTGAAGAGCTCCGAGTGCACCTGGTCGTACCAGACGCCCCCCTCGTCCCCCAGCACCACTGTGTCCAGGAAGTCCAGCATGTGCAG CAGCTTGAACAGCGTGAACAGCAGCGACTCTCGCTCCAGCGGCTCCCACTGCCACTCCCCTACCTCCCATTTCCGCTtccgcgcctcctcctcctccgtgctgccccagcagactcCTGCCCGCCTGTCCTCGGTCTCCTCCCATGACTCTGGCTTCATCTCCCAGGACGCCTTCCAGTCCAAATCTCCATCACCGATGCCCCCAGACACCTCACAG GACTGGGCCAAACCGGGTCCGTATGACCAGCCAATGATCAACaccctgaggaggagcagggagaggagagagccTACAgatcccagcagccaccagggCGCCGACCTGACGCCCCCGGGGGAGGAAGCGCCGAGGGTCAGAGGAAGCCACTCTCTGGCGGCGTCCAAG gaggacagggaggcCCACGAGGAGCTGGCCAGAGCGCTGGCCCGAGGCCTGCAGCTGGACATCAGCGGCTCCAGCAGGGACTCGCTGCAGGGCTCCAGCGGCTACAGCAGCCAGACCAACACGCCCTGCTGCTCCGAGGACACCATCCCCTCACAAG CATCCGACTGCGACTGCTACTCTGTGGGAACGGAGCAGGACGGTGAGCAGCCGGCGTCCGACTTTGATAAATCCTGCACCATCCCCAGGAACAGCGACGTCAGCCAGTCCTACCGCCGCATGTTCCAGTCCAAGCGCCCTGCGTCCACAGCGGGGCTGccctccggcgccgccgccgccgcccccccggGCGTCGCCACCATCCGCCGCACGCCGTCCTCCAAGCCCAACCTGCGGCGACCCTCGGGGGGCCTGAGCTTGGGGCCCATCCCCATCAAGCCTCCCATGATCCCAGTGAAGACGCCCACGGTCCCCGAACACCCCGGTTTTCCCAGCAAAGCCATGTCCGAGGACGGCGGCGCTCCACGGACGCCGCTCAGTCCCACGACGCACTCGTCTCCAGCGCAGCACGCGTGCCCGGGGGCCGAgcctcccaccccccccccgcagccCGGAGGCCGCACGGTGGAGCGGGAGCGCCGGCCTCTGCCGGAGCtcctggaggagagcgagcaCTCGGAGGTGGAAGACTACCTGGTGGCCATCAGACGAGGCGTGAGGCTCAGGAAGACGACCACCGCCGACCGTTCGGCTCCACACATTCACTAA